A part of Terriglobus roseus genomic DNA contains:
- a CDS encoding outer membrane beta-barrel protein has protein sequence MQTVPLAQVLAFVLGPVVLSFLIWVLHHFHVDGERFRTSQYHQNEATTENDHIPERTSYSYPGRTAVVTLAILFTSLAASAQSNSADDPPKAANAVDLEKKVEDLQNELDQLKKQLLELHKAHTRTSPITQETTTSATLEQPKPAIDTVPKSSLSLPLGATVNVILDGYYEYNTNHPAGRVNSLRAYDVLSNAFSLNQAGVIFELPTAPEEGRRFGGRVDLQFGQATATLQGNPANENRPDIYRNVFQAYGRYVAPLGKGLTVDFGKWASSLGYEANYTKDQLNYTRSFYFYFLPFYHMGLRANYQLNDKVAFNYWLTNGTQQTEPFNSFKDEMFGLNLTPTKAINWTVNYYLGQEHPDVATSSNCGTAPLQPGLCFTPIADPQNGKTHIFDTYASWQVTPKFLLGGEADYVIQRQWANAAPGKSSAPSHTDGGAVYASYQLTPSSSLAARTEYLSDRGGLFSGTTQALKEVTTTYTHHFGDGFQAMLEYRRDWSNQAFFPRGTAGAHVNHQDTATLGLVWWYGGKKGAW, from the coding sequence ATGCAAACTGTTCCCCTGGCCCAGGTTCTAGCATTCGTGTTGGGCCCGGTTGTACTTTCCTTCCTAATTTGGGTGTTGCACCACTTCCATGTTGATGGCGAACGATTCAGGACTTCGCAATATCACCAGAACGAAGCCACGACGGAAAACGACCACATTCCAGAGCGTACAAGCTACTCCTACCCAGGGCGAACCGCCGTCGTCACGCTGGCAATTCTGTTCACTTCTTTGGCTGCGTCAGCGCAAAGCAATTCGGCAGACGACCCGCCGAAGGCCGCCAATGCGGTCGATCTCGAAAAGAAAGTCGAAGATTTGCAAAATGAGCTGGACCAGCTAAAGAAACAGCTTCTCGAGCTGCACAAAGCACATACACGCACGTCGCCCATTACCCAAGAGACGACAACCAGCGCAACACTGGAACAACCCAAACCGGCGATCGATACGGTACCCAAAAGCTCTTTGTCCTTGCCATTGGGAGCGACGGTCAACGTGATTTTGGATGGATATTACGAATACAACACTAACCATCCGGCAGGCCGCGTGAATTCATTGCGCGCGTATGACGTTCTCAGCAACGCGTTCAGTCTGAATCAAGCAGGTGTGATCTTTGAGCTGCCGACGGCACCCGAAGAAGGTCGGCGCTTCGGAGGACGCGTGGATCTTCAGTTTGGACAAGCGACTGCTACATTACAAGGCAATCCCGCGAATGAGAATCGTCCTGATATCTATCGCAACGTCTTTCAAGCCTACGGCCGTTACGTTGCGCCGCTCGGAAAAGGGTTGACTGTCGACTTCGGAAAGTGGGCCAGCTCGCTGGGCTACGAGGCGAACTATACGAAGGACCAGCTGAACTACACCAGATCGTTCTACTTTTATTTCTTGCCCTTCTATCACATGGGCTTGCGTGCGAATTATCAACTCAACGACAAAGTCGCGTTCAACTACTGGCTAACCAACGGCACGCAGCAGACAGAGCCTTTCAATTCCTTCAAGGACGAAATGTTCGGACTCAACCTGACACCGACTAAGGCGATCAATTGGACTGTGAACTATTACCTGGGCCAGGAGCATCCTGACGTGGCGACCTCCAGCAACTGTGGCACTGCCCCTTTGCAACCGGGGCTTTGCTTTACTCCGATTGCCGACCCGCAGAACGGTAAGACGCACATCTTCGACACCTATGCCAGTTGGCAAGTGACGCCCAAGTTCCTGTTGGGTGGAGAAGCGGATTACGTGATCCAACGTCAATGGGCAAATGCTGCACCGGGAAAATCCTCGGCACCGTCGCATACAGATGGCGGCGCGGTATATGCAAGCTATCAGTTGACACCGTCTTCCTCGCTGGCGGCACGCACCGAATATCTCTCGGACCGCGGCGGTCTGTTTAGCGGAACAACCCAGGCGCTCAAGGAAGTGACGACAACTTACACCCATCACTTTGGTGACGGATTTCAAGCCATGCTGGAGTATCGGAGAGATTGGAGCAATCAGGCGTTCTTTCCGCGCGGCACCGCGGGAGCCCACGTGAATCATCAGGACACGGCGACTCTGGGCTTGGTCTGGTGGTACGGAGGAAAGAAAGGAGCGTGGTAA